From Bordetella flabilis, the proteins below share one genomic window:
- a CDS encoding Bug family tripartite tricarboxylate transporter substrate binding protein: MPITAFAPRRRLLTVAAAALALAALPGLAPSAQAAYPDHPLKLVVPYPPGGATDVVGRVIAMKLAEELKQQVVVENRGGAGGNLGADAVARSDPDGYTLLMGAITSHSIMSTLEKKSISYDLMRDLTPVATIAAVPLVFVVNPKLPVHNLKELVAYAKANPGKLTYASSGAGAPQRMGAELFKRQAGVDMLHVPYRGSGPAMTDLVGGQVQTMVETVPAALPFIKSGQLRALAVTMPERISMLPDTPTAAEAGLPNFNVASMFGVLVPAKTPKPIVDTLNAALSRILVMPDTKEKLLQQGAYAVAPASADEARKRLQAEVDQWAQVIRDANITVD, from the coding sequence ATGCCTATCACCGCTTTCGCGCCGCGCCGGCGCTTGCTGACCGTTGCGGCGGCAGCCCTGGCGCTGGCCGCGCTACCGGGTCTTGCCCCCAGCGCGCAAGCCGCCTATCCGGACCATCCCTTGAAGCTGGTGGTCCCTTACCCGCCGGGAGGCGCGACCGACGTGGTGGGTCGCGTCATCGCCATGAAGCTCGCCGAGGAGTTGAAGCAGCAGGTGGTCGTGGAAAACCGCGGCGGGGCTGGCGGCAACCTGGGGGCCGATGCGGTGGCGCGCTCGGATCCCGACGGCTATACCCTGCTGATGGGGGCCATCACCTCGCACTCCATCATGTCGACGCTCGAAAAGAAGAGCATCTCCTACGACCTGATGCGCGACCTGACGCCGGTGGCCACCATCGCCGCCGTGCCGCTGGTTTTCGTCGTCAATCCCAAGCTCCCTGTCCATAACCTGAAAGAACTGGTGGCCTACGCCAAGGCCAATCCGGGCAAGCTGACCTATGCCTCGTCCGGGGCCGGCGCGCCCCAGCGCATGGGCGCCGAACTCTTCAAGCGGCAGGCAGGCGTCGATATGCTGCACGTGCCGTATCGCGGCAGCGGCCCGGCCATGACGGACCTGGTGGGCGGACAGGTGCAGACCATGGTCGAAACCGTGCCGGCCGCGCTGCCGTTCATCAAGAGCGGGCAGTTGCGCGCGCTTGCGGTTACGATGCCGGAACGCATTTCCATGCTGCCCGATACGCCGACGGCCGCCGAAGCCGGCCTGCCGAATTTCAATGTGGCCTCGATGTTCGGCGTGCTGGTCCCGGCCAAGACGCCCAAGCCCATCGTCGATACGCTGAATGCCGCCTTGTCGCGCATCCTCGTCATGCCGGACACCAAGGAAAAACTGCTCCAGCAGGGTGCTTACGCCGTCGCGCCGGCCTCCGCGGACGAGGCGCGCAAGCGCCTGCAGGCCGAGGTCGACCAATGGGCGCAGGTGATCCGCGACGCGAATATCACGGTGGACTAG
- a CDS encoding IlvD/Edd family dehydratase, whose amino-acid sequence MSSKSSSSSDTPAASGMRKGLTSYGDAGFSLFLRKAFIKGAGLTDDALGRPIVGIANTGSGFNPCHGNMPQLVEAVKRGVMLAGGLPVEFPTISIHESFASPTSMFLRNLMSMDTEEMIRAQPMDAVVLIGGCDKTVPAQLMAAASGKVPAIQLVTGSMLTGSHRGERVGACTDCRRFWGKYRAEEIDDAEIADVNNQLVASVGTCSVMGTASTMACIAEALGMAVPGSASPPAVTADRIRVAERTGTEAVAMIGKSLTPDRILTPQAFENALRVLLAIGGSTNGIVHLTAVAGRLGIRMDMEAFDRIGKETPVLVDLKPSGQHYMEDFHKAGGLRTLLRELRPLLHLDALTVTGRTLGEELDAAPAPFEQDVVRPFARPIYAQGGIAVLRGNLAPGGAIIKQSAATAALMEHEGRAVVFEDLEDLANRVDDDALDIHADDIMVLKNIGPVGAPGMPEAGYMPIPRKLARSGVKDMVRISDGRMSGTASGSIVLHVTPESAIGGPLAVVRTGDRIRLSVSRRELTLLVDEAELAGRLAEWRPRPQREEDERGYRKLFLTTVTQADKGCDFDFLRSPRDNGSTPVGKP is encoded by the coding sequence ATGTCATCGAAGTCTTCCTCCTCGTCCGATACCCCGGCCGCCAGCGGCATGCGCAAGGGTTTGACCAGCTACGGAGATGCCGGTTTCTCGCTGTTCCTGCGCAAGGCCTTCATCAAGGGCGCGGGCCTGACGGACGACGCGCTGGGGCGGCCCATCGTCGGCATCGCCAATACGGGCAGCGGCTTCAATCCCTGTCACGGGAACATGCCGCAGCTGGTGGAGGCGGTCAAACGCGGCGTGATGCTGGCCGGCGGCCTGCCGGTGGAGTTCCCCACCATCTCCATCCACGAAAGCTTCGCCTCGCCCACCAGCATGTTCCTGCGCAACCTGATGTCCATGGATACGGAGGAGATGATCCGCGCCCAGCCCATGGACGCGGTGGTGCTGATCGGCGGTTGCGACAAGACCGTGCCGGCGCAGCTGATGGCCGCGGCCAGCGGCAAGGTGCCGGCCATCCAGTTGGTGACCGGCTCGATGCTGACCGGCTCGCACCGCGGCGAGCGGGTCGGCGCGTGCACCGACTGCCGCCGCTTCTGGGGCAAATACCGCGCCGAGGAAATCGACGACGCGGAGATCGCCGATGTCAATAACCAGTTGGTGGCCAGCGTCGGAACGTGTTCGGTGATGGGCACGGCCAGCACCATGGCGTGCATCGCCGAGGCCCTGGGCATGGCGGTGCCCGGCAGCGCCTCGCCGCCGGCGGTCACGGCCGACCGTATCCGGGTGGCCGAGCGCACCGGCACCGAGGCCGTGGCGATGATCGGGAAGTCCCTGACACCGGATCGCATCCTGACCCCCCAGGCCTTCGAGAATGCCTTGCGCGTGCTGCTGGCCATCGGCGGCTCGACCAACGGTATCGTGCACCTGACCGCCGTCGCCGGCCGGCTCGGCATCCGCATGGATATGGAAGCCTTCGACCGCATCGGCAAGGAAACGCCGGTGCTGGTGGACCTGAAGCCTTCCGGCCAGCACTACATGGAAGACTTCCACAAGGCAGGCGGCCTGCGCACCCTGTTGCGCGAACTGCGTCCGTTGCTGCACCTGGACGCGCTGACCGTGACCGGCCGCACCCTGGGCGAGGAACTGGACGCCGCGCCGGCGCCTTTCGAGCAGGACGTGGTGCGGCCGTTCGCGCGGCCGATCTACGCGCAGGGCGGCATCGCGGTGCTGCGCGGCAACCTGGCGCCGGGCGGCGCCATCATCAAGCAGTCGGCGGCCACCGCCGCGCTGATGGAACACGAAGGCCGCGCCGTGGTGTTCGAGGACCTGGAAGACCTGGCCAACCGTGTCGACGACGATGCGCTGGACATCCATGCGGACGACATCATGGTGCTGAAGAATATCGGTCCCGTCGGCGCGCCCGGCATGCCGGAGGCCGGCTACATGCCCATCCCGCGCAAGCTGGCGCGCAGCGGCGTCAAGGATATGGTCCGCATCTCGGATGGCCGCATGAGCGGCACGGCGTCGGGCAGCATCGTGCTGCACGTCACGCCGGAGTCCGCCATCGGCGGGCCGCTGGCGGTGGTCCGCACGGGCGACCGCATCAGGCTGAGCGTCAGCCGGCGCGAGCTCACGCTGCTGGTCGACGAGGCTGAACTCGCCGGGCGCCTGGCCGAGTGGCGGCCCCGGCCCCAGCGCGAAGAGGACGAGCGTGGTTACCGCAAGCTGTTCCTGACCACGGTTACCCAGGCCGACAAGGGCTGCGATTTCGACTTCCTGCGCAGTCCGCGCGATAACGGCAGCACGCCGGTCGGCAAGCCGTAA
- a CDS encoding LysR family transcriptional regulator, whose translation MDTRYLQSFVTVAESGSFAQAARRLDLTPTAVAARIKALEEALGLSLIKRAGRSVRPTEAGMRILERARALLRDARDLAALADDEASFGELRLGVFMSAMTSVLPPVLKRVYDRYPSLSVFVMPGSSVDLCRRVAGGELDAAIVVEPQFAIGKTARWHAIMEEPLVVVAPAAMEGRDAHELLRTRPFIRYDRAVLGGQLADRYLRDHNIVPHQRLEIDSLLGVAALVDQGLGVALLPDWSSMWSARYALTRIPLPGRAPVRRVGLVWQAQGARSALAETFLEEAQAVFPPHPAPRPHGD comes from the coding sequence ATGGACACCCGATATCTGCAGAGTTTCGTCACCGTAGCCGAAAGCGGCTCGTTCGCCCAGGCCGCGCGACGGCTGGACCTGACGCCCACGGCCGTGGCCGCGCGCATCAAGGCGCTCGAGGAAGCACTGGGACTGTCGCTGATCAAACGCGCCGGGCGGTCGGTCCGCCCGACCGAGGCCGGCATGCGCATCCTGGAACGTGCCCGGGCGCTGCTGCGCGATGCGCGCGACCTGGCGGCGCTGGCCGATGACGAGGCCTCCTTCGGCGAACTGCGGCTGGGCGTCTTCATGTCGGCCATGACCAGCGTGCTGCCGCCTGTCCTGAAGCGGGTCTACGACCGCTACCCCAGCCTGTCGGTCTTCGTCATGCCGGGTTCGTCGGTAGACCTGTGCCGCCGCGTGGCCGGCGGCGAACTGGACGCCGCCATCGTCGTCGAGCCGCAATTCGCGATCGGCAAGACGGCGCGCTGGCACGCCATCATGGAAGAACCCCTGGTCGTCGTCGCGCCGGCCGCGATGGAAGGACGCGACGCCCACGAACTGCTGCGCACGCGGCCCTTCATCCGCTACGACCGCGCCGTGCTGGGCGGCCAGTTGGCCGACCGCTACCTGCGCGACCACAACATCGTGCCGCACCAGCGGCTCGAAATCGACAGCCTGCTGGGCGTGGCCGCCCTGGTGGACCAGGGCCTGGGGGTGGCGCTGCTGCCCGACTGGTCCTCCATGTGGTCGGCGCGCTACGCCCTGACCCGCATCCCGCTGCCGGGGCGCGCGCCGGTGCGGCGCGTCGGCCTGGTCTGGCAGGCACAGGGCGCGCGCAGCGCGCTGGCCGAAACCTTCCTGGAGGAAGCCCAGGCCGTCTTTCCGCCGCACCCGGCACCGCGCCCGCACGGCGACTGA
- a CDS encoding YihY/virulence factor BrkB family protein has protein sequence MHIKRFFGLVKQAVSAWLDDYAPSMGAAIAFYTVFSLAPLVIIVIAVAGFFWSREAVQGQLFEQINALVGPDGAKAVESVVQGAQEPTQGMVATIISVIVLVVGATTVFAELQSALDRIWRVEAKKQSGIWSMLRARLLSFGLVLALAFLLMVSLVISTVLGALGSWAAGLLPVWEIMLQALNIVITLGILTLLFAMIYRFMPQASVAWRDVWTGAFVTAVLFEIGKFLIGLYVGKASVASSYAAAGSLVVVLIWVYYAAQVFLLGAEFTWVYANEHGSRRAMSQAGAQPANALTAEGPPLPGR, from the coding sequence ATGCACATCAAACGATTCTTCGGCCTGGTCAAGCAGGCGGTCAGCGCCTGGCTGGACGACTACGCGCCCAGCATGGGCGCCGCCATCGCCTTCTACACCGTCTTCTCCCTGGCGCCGCTGGTCATCATCGTCATCGCCGTGGCGGGCTTTTTCTGGAGCCGCGAAGCGGTACAAGGGCAGTTGTTCGAGCAGATCAACGCCCTGGTCGGTCCCGACGGCGCCAAGGCCGTGGAGAGCGTGGTGCAGGGCGCCCAGGAACCGACCCAGGGAATGGTGGCGACCATCATCAGCGTCATCGTTCTGGTGGTTGGGGCGACGACCGTGTTCGCGGAACTGCAAAGCGCCCTGGACCGGATCTGGCGGGTGGAAGCGAAAAAGCAGTCCGGCATCTGGAGCATGCTGCGCGCGCGCCTGCTGTCCTTCGGCCTGGTCCTCGCGCTGGCCTTCCTGCTGATGGTCTCCCTGGTGATCAGCACCGTCCTGGGGGCGCTGGGCAGTTGGGCCGCCGGCCTGCTGCCTGTTTGGGAAATCATGCTGCAGGCCCTGAACATCGTGATCACGCTGGGCATCCTGACGCTGCTGTTCGCGATGATCTACCGCTTCATGCCACAGGCATCGGTCGCATGGCGCGATGTCTGGACGGGCGCCTTCGTCACGGCGGTGCTCTTCGAGATCGGCAAGTTCCTGATCGGCCTGTATGTGGGCAAGGCCTCGGTCGCCTCATCCTATGCGGCGGCCGGCTCCCTGGTGGTCGTGCTGATCTGGGTCTACTACGCCGCCCAGGTCTTCCTGCTGGGCGCGGAATTCACGTGGGTGTATGCGAACGAGCATGGGTCGCGCCGCGCCATGTCGCAGGCAGGCGCACAGCCGGCGAACGCCCTGACTGCCGAAGGCCCTCCGCTGCCGGGGCGATAA
- a CDS encoding dihydrodipicolinate synthase family protein, with amino-acid sequence MSQPDPQRDRLRGVLSPVLTPFNTDLSPSADGLVRHCRALVEQGVSLAVFGTNSEAASLTVAEKRGLLDALLAAGIPPERMMPGTGACAMPDAIELTRHAVTAGCAGVLVLPPFYYKGVSDEGLFRAFASLIDGVADERLRVYLYHIPQVSGVPISLKLIERLLKAYPGQVAGAKDSSGEWDNTAAMVREFAAAGFDVFPGSEVFLLPGLRAGAVGCITATANVNAGEIMLVYREWQTPKADALHDRICEIRAIFQALPMISAMKEAAAWQSGDAAWRTVRPPLVELTDDQAAELKRKLTDAKYEMPLAGTLGYSGR; translated from the coding sequence ATGTCCCAGCCTGATCCCCAGCGTGACCGCTTGCGCGGCGTCCTGTCGCCCGTCCTGACGCCCTTCAATACCGACCTCAGCCCGAGCGCGGATGGCCTGGTGCGGCATTGCCGCGCGCTGGTCGAACAGGGCGTGAGCCTGGCGGTGTTCGGCACGAATTCGGAAGCGGCTTCGCTGACGGTGGCGGAGAAGCGCGGCCTGCTCGATGCGCTGCTGGCCGCGGGAATCCCGCCCGAGCGGATGATGCCCGGCACCGGCGCCTGCGCGATGCCGGACGCCATCGAACTGACCCGCCACGCGGTGACGGCGGGATGCGCGGGCGTGCTGGTGCTGCCGCCGTTCTATTACAAGGGCGTGAGCGACGAAGGGCTGTTCCGCGCTTTTGCCAGCCTGATCGATGGCGTGGCGGACGAGCGGTTGCGCGTGTACCTGTACCACATCCCGCAAGTGAGCGGCGTGCCGATCAGCCTGAAGCTGATCGAACGGCTGCTGAAGGCCTATCCCGGGCAGGTGGCGGGCGCCAAGGATAGTTCGGGCGAGTGGGACAACACGGCCGCGATGGTGCGCGAGTTCGCCGCGGCGGGCTTCGACGTGTTCCCGGGCAGCGAGGTGTTCCTGCTGCCGGGCTTGCGGGCGGGCGCAGTCGGCTGCATCACCGCGACGGCCAACGTCAACGCGGGCGAGATCATGCTGGTGTATCGCGAATGGCAGACGCCGAAGGCGGACGCGCTGCATGACCGCATTTGCGAGATCCGCGCGATCTTCCAGGCTTTGCCGATGATTTCCGCCATGAAGGAAGCCGCCGCATGGCAATCCGGAGACGCCGCCTGGCGTACGGTGCGGCCGCCGCTGGTCGAACTGACGGACGATCAGGCCGCCGAACTGAAGCGCAAGCTTACCGACGCGAAGTATGAGATGCCGCTGGCGGGGACGTTGGGGTATTCGGGAAGGTGA
- a CDS encoding ABC transporter ATP-binding protein yields the protein MKRTRIDLRGHVFKNVLGFTFHHWRQQPGRIFLIGSLVLLSALADVVTPMYAGRLIDAVTSGTADNPATWHAAVWAFGLLVGLGLASMLLRQYAFAVISFMTLRMMSGICGDAFHRVQRFSSDWHANTFAGSTVRKITRGIWALDLLNDTLLVALLPSLIMLVGATALLGTHWPVMGAIVGGGALIYLAVTVTLSLAYVAPSARLANSWDTRLGGALADAISCNAVVKAFGAEAREEARLGRIVNKWKRRTLRTWLRGTLNGGVQGIMLVVMRTAMVGAALLLWAGDRANAGDIAFALTMFFILQGYMRDVGMHVRNLQRSVNDMEELVGMARQPLGIADRPGARPISITRGDIRFDHVTFQYGGHATPLYKDFTLHIAPGERVGLVGHSGSGKTTLVKLIQRMYDLNAGAITIDGQDIAQVQQSSLREQIAIVQQEPILFHRTLAENIAYARPGASRADIEAAARLASAHDFITTLPRGYETLVGERGVKLSGGERQRVAIARAFLANARVLILDEATSSLDSESEMLIQQAMERLMVGRTTLVVAHRLSTVRSLDRLIVLEKGRIVEQGTHDALVQLPDGVYRRLYERQALSLTSGPQAQDLPHALRSA from the coding sequence ATGAAGCGCACCCGAATCGACCTGCGAGGACACGTTTTCAAGAATGTCCTCGGTTTCACCTTTCACCATTGGCGGCAGCAGCCCGGCCGCATCTTCCTGATCGGCAGCCTGGTGCTGTTGTCGGCCCTGGCCGATGTAGTCACGCCCATGTACGCCGGCCGGCTCATCGACGCGGTCACCTCGGGCACCGCCGACAATCCGGCCACCTGGCATGCGGCGGTCTGGGCCTTCGGCCTGCTGGTCGGCCTGGGGCTGGCCAGCATGCTGCTGCGCCAATACGCCTTTGCGGTCATATCCTTCATGACGCTCAGGATGATGAGCGGCATCTGCGGCGACGCCTTCCACCGCGTCCAGCGGTTTTCCAGCGACTGGCATGCCAACACCTTCGCCGGCTCGACCGTGCGCAAGATCACGCGCGGCATCTGGGCCCTGGACCTGCTGAACGATACGCTGCTGGTGGCGCTGCTCCCGTCGCTGATCATGCTGGTGGGCGCAACGGCGCTGCTGGGCACGCACTGGCCGGTGATGGGCGCCATCGTGGGGGGCGGCGCGCTTATCTACCTGGCTGTCACCGTGACGCTGTCCCTGGCTTATGTCGCGCCGTCGGCGCGGCTGGCCAATAGCTGGGACACGCGGCTCGGGGGCGCGCTGGCCGACGCCATCAGCTGCAACGCCGTGGTCAAGGCCTTCGGGGCGGAAGCGCGCGAGGAAGCGCGACTCGGCCGCATCGTGAACAAGTGGAAGCGCCGCACCTTGCGGACCTGGCTGCGCGGCACGCTGAACGGCGGCGTGCAGGGCATCATGCTGGTCGTCATGCGCACCGCCATGGTGGGCGCCGCCCTGCTCCTGTGGGCCGGCGACCGCGCCAACGCGGGCGATATCGCGTTCGCGCTGACGATGTTCTTCATCCTGCAGGGGTATATGCGCGACGTCGGCATGCACGTGCGCAACCTGCAGCGTTCGGTCAACGACATGGAGGAACTGGTCGGCATGGCGCGGCAGCCGCTCGGCATCGCGGACCGGCCCGGCGCGCGGCCCATCTCCATCACGCGGGGCGATATCCGCTTCGACCACGTCACCTTCCAGTACGGCGGCCACGCCACGCCGCTGTACAAGGACTTCACCCTGCACATCGCGCCCGGCGAGCGCGTGGGCCTGGTCGGACATTCCGGCTCCGGCAAGACCACCCTGGTGAAGCTCATCCAGCGCATGTACGACCTGAACGCCGGCGCGATCACCATCGACGGACAGGACATCGCGCAAGTCCAGCAGTCGTCGCTGCGCGAACAGATCGCCATCGTGCAGCAGGAACCCATCCTGTTCCACCGCACCCTGGCCGAGAACATCGCCTACGCGCGTCCGGGCGCTTCGCGCGCCGATATCGAAGCCGCGGCGCGCCTGGCCAGCGCGCATGACTTCATCACGACGCTGCCGCGCGGCTACGAAACCCTGGTGGGCGAGCGAGGCGTCAAGCTTTCCGGCGGCGAGCGCCAGCGCGTGGCCATTGCGCGCGCCTTCCTGGCCAACGCCCGTGTCCTCATCCTGGACGAGGCCACCTCCAGCCTGGACAGCGAAAGCGAAATGCTGATCCAGCAAGCCATGGAACGGCTCATGGTGGGCCGCACCACGCTGGTGGTTGCGCACCGCCTGTCGACGGTGCGGTCGCTGGATCGGCTGATCGTGCTGGAAAAAGGCCGCATCGTCGAACAAGGCACCCACGACGCCCTGGTCCAGCTGCCCGATGGCGTATACCGCCGCCTGTACGAGCGGCAAGCCTTGTCGCTGACCAGCGGGCCGCAGGCGCAGGACCTGCCCCACGCGCTGCGCAGCGCATGA